From Scomber scombrus chromosome 9, fScoSco1.1, whole genome shotgun sequence, one genomic window encodes:
- the LOC133986298 gene encoding NLR family CARD domain-containing protein 3-like, with the protein MFEGSHANRCRRKLKSNLQKKFQCLFEGIAKAGNPTLLNQIYTPLFIIEGGIAEVNDEHEVRQFETASRKPVKPETTIKHEDIFKASPGRDEPIRTVMTKGVAGIGKTVLTQKFTLDWAEDKANQDTHFTFPFTFRELNVLKEKKYSLVELVHHFFTETKEAGICRFEKFQVVFIFDGLDECRLPLDFHNSEILTDVTESTSVDVLLTNLIRGKLLPSARLWITTRPAAANQIPPECVDMVTEVRGFTDPQKEEYFRKRFRDKKQASTIISHIKTSRSLHTICHIPVFCWITATVLEDVLKSREGGELPKSLTEMYIHFLMVQTKLKNIKYGGGAETDPHWSPENRKMIESLGKLAFEQLQKGNLIFYESDLTECGISIRAASVYSGVFTQVFKEERGLHQDKVFCFIHLSVQEFLAALHVHLTFIKSGVNLLAEEQTASQTSETRKDKTAWTSLYRTAVDVALKSPNGHLDLFLRFLLGLSLKTNQILLQGLLTLTQSSSQTYQETIEYIKRNISESLSTERSIILFHCLNELNDRSFVKEIQGDLRLGHLSTEELTPAQWSALVFILLSSEEDLDVFDLKKYSASEEALLKLLPVVKATNKAL; encoded by the exons ATGTTTGAAG GAAGTCATGCTAACAGatgtcgacgtaaactcaagtctaacctgcagaagaagttccagtgtctgtttgaggggatcgcaaaagcaggaaacccaacccttctgaatcagatttACACACCACTATTCATCATAGAGGGAGGGattgcagaggtcaatgatgaacatgaggtcAGACAGTTTGAAAccgcatccaggaaaccagtcaaaccagaaacaacaatcaaacatgaagacatctttaaagcctcacctggaagagatgaaccaatcagaacagtgatgacaaagggagtggctggcattgggaaaacagtcttaacacagaagttcactctggactgggctgaagacaaagccaaccaggacacacacttcacatttccattcactttcagagagctgaatgtgctgaaagagaaaaagtacagcttggtggaacttgttcatcacttctttactgaaaccaaagaagcaggaatctgcaggtttgaaaagttccaggttgtgttcatctttgatggtctggatgagtgtcgacttcctctggacttccacaacagtgagatcctgactgatgttacagagtccacctcagtggatgtgctgctgacaaacctcatcagggggaaactgcttccctctgctcgcctctggataaccacacgacctgcagcagccaatcagatccctcccgAATGTGTcgacatggtgacagaggtcagagggttcactgacccacagaaggaggaatacttcaggaagagattcagagataagaagcaggccagcaccatcatctcccacatcaagacatcccgAAGCCTCCACACCAtatgccacatcccagtcttctgctggatcactgctactgTTCTGGAAGATGTGttaaaaagcagagagggaggagagctgcccaagtctctgactgagatgtacatccacttcttAATGGTTCAgaccaaactgaagaacatcaagtatggtggaggagctgagacagatccacactggagtccagagaacaggaagatgattgagtctctgggaaaactggcttttgagcagctgcagaaaggcaacctgatcttctatgaatcagacctgacagagtgtggcatcagtatcagagcagcctcagtgtactcaggagtattcacacaggtctttaaagaggagagaggtctGCACCaagacaaggtgttctgcttcatccatctgagtgttcaggagtttctggctgctcttcatgtccatctgacattcatcaagtctggagtcaatctgctggcagaagaacaaacagCATCCCAGACGTCTGaaacaagaaaagacaaaactgcATGGACAAGTCTCTACAGGACTGCAGTAGACgtggccttaaagagtccaaatggacacctggacttgttcctccgcttcctcctagGCCTTTCACTGAAGACCAATCAGATTCTTCTCCAAGGTCTGCTGACACTGACCCAAAGTAGTTCACAGACCTACCAGGAAACAATTGAGTACATCAAGAGGAATATCAGTGAGAGTCTGTCTACAGAGAGAAGCATCATtttgttccactgtctgaatgaactgaatgaccGTTCTTTTGTGAAGGAGATCCAAGGCGACCTGAGATTAGGACATCTCTCCACAGAAGAACTgactcctgctcagtggtctgctctggtcttcatcttactgtcatcagaagaagatctggatgtgtttgacctgaagaaatactctgcttcagaggaggctcttctgaagctgctgccagtggtcaaagccaccaacaaagctctgtaa